A DNA window from Fodinibius sp. Rm-B-1B1-1 contains the following coding sequences:
- the polX gene encoding DNA polymerase/3'-5' exonuclease PolX: MSVTNQEIAERLREIYQLMQLAGENRFRAIAFDRAAQTIESLNDDINDYISDDSLTDIKGIGNSIAEDIKSYAETGKIEVLENLRERIPKGVIKWLDISGLGPKNIAKIHDQLGISELDELKAACQDGRVAELDGLGEKSAQKILKSIEWMEQFDERCRLDEATEVAEPIYNFLKDREGVEAIEIAGSLRRSKETIGDVDILIGADEEHIPALFDAFVDHELVVEVLGRGDTKSSIRTKNGRQVDLRIVKPEQFAAALMYFTGSKEHNVVLRQRARERGLSLNEYGLFKLDDEGNTNFDEPIDYQTETDIYQHLDLHFVPPELREDRGEVAFFESHESMDLVTKDDIRGVLHAHSTYSDGKFSIKDMAQACIDRGYEYLGITDHSKTAAYAGGLSVDEIHQQWEEIDQLNEEFSSEGIDFRIFKGIESDILSDGNLDYGDNILEGFDFVIASVHNGLDMSREKMMTRFRNAIKNPYTDIVGHPTGRLLLQRDGSDLDMNELIELAAEHNTAIEINANPYRLDLDWRHGNKAKDVDLMSSINPDAHSKNGIDYIPYGVRIARKAKFEKDRILNTKSADDLASWFQSHR; the protein is encoded by the coding sequence ATGTCTGTAACCAACCAAGAAATTGCCGAACGTCTGCGCGAAATTTATCAATTAATGCAGCTTGCCGGTGAAAACCGATTCCGAGCTATTGCTTTTGACCGTGCAGCTCAAACCATTGAATCATTAAATGATGATATCAATGATTATATTTCTGATGACTCACTAACTGACATTAAAGGAATCGGCAATTCTATTGCCGAAGATATCAAATCATACGCCGAAACGGGCAAAATTGAAGTGCTCGAAAATCTTCGAGAACGCATTCCCAAAGGGGTTATCAAATGGTTGGACATCTCGGGATTGGGACCCAAAAACATTGCAAAAATTCATGACCAGCTGGGTATTTCTGAACTTGATGAACTAAAAGCAGCCTGCCAAGACGGACGTGTTGCTGAACTCGACGGATTGGGAGAAAAATCGGCACAAAAGATTTTGAAATCCATCGAATGGATGGAACAGTTCGATGAGCGTTGCCGTCTTGATGAAGCTACAGAGGTTGCTGAACCCATCTATAACTTTCTCAAAGATCGCGAAGGGGTTGAAGCTATAGAAATAGCTGGCTCACTTCGTCGATCCAAAGAAACTATTGGTGATGTTGATATTTTGATTGGAGCTGATGAAGAACATATTCCTGCTCTTTTTGATGCTTTTGTAGACCACGAACTGGTCGTTGAAGTATTGGGCCGCGGAGATACCAAGAGTTCTATAAGAACAAAAAATGGCCGACAGGTAGATTTACGTATCGTAAAACCCGAGCAATTTGCCGCCGCACTCATGTACTTTACCGGTAGCAAAGAGCACAACGTGGTACTACGCCAACGGGCACGAGAACGTGGGTTATCACTAAACGAATATGGTCTTTTTAAGTTAGACGATGAGGGAAATACAAATTTTGACGAACCCATTGACTATCAAACGGAAACCGATATTTATCAGCATTTAGATCTGCACTTTGTGCCTCCAGAGTTGCGCGAAGATCGCGGTGAGGTTGCATTCTTTGAATCTCACGAGTCGATGGACCTTGTCACCAAAGATGACATCCGGGGCGTTTTACATGCTCACAGCACCTATAGCGACGGTAAATTCTCCATTAAAGATATGGCACAAGCTTGTATTGACCGGGGATATGAATACCTTGGCATAACAGATCACTCCAAAACGGCCGCTTATGCCGGTGGGCTTTCGGTGGATGAAATTCATCAACAGTGGGAAGAGATTGATCAACTTAATGAGGAGTTTTCTTCTGAGGGAATTGATTTTAGAATCTTCAAGGGCATCGAGTCGGATATACTTAGTGATGGCAACCTGGATTATGGAGACAATATTTTGGAAGGGTTCGACTTTGTGATTGCCAGCGTGCACAACGGGCTGGATATGTCGCGTGAAAAAATGATGACCCGCTTCCGAAATGCCATCAAAAATCCCTATACCGATATTGTTGGTCATCCAACTGGGCGTTTGTTACTACAACGCGATGGCAGCGACTTGGATATGAACGAACTTATTGAACTGGCTGCTGAACATAATACAGCCATTGAAATCAACGCGAATCCTTACCGGCTCGACTTAGATTGGCGCCACGGTAACAAAGCCAAAGACGTAGATTTAATGTCCAGCATTAATCCCGACGCACATAGTAAAAACGGCATTGATTACATTCCCTACGGAGTACGCATTGCTCGGAAAGCCAAGTTTGAAAAAGACCGTATCCTCAATACCAAGTCAGCGGATGATCTTGCCTCTTGGTTCCAAAGCCATCGATAA
- a CDS encoding LacI family DNA-binding transcriptional regulator — MAKKPTIYEIAEKVGVSTATVSRVLNDSPRVSDKTKKRILKAMRDMNYAPRLTARKLASSKPELIGVIVPSFTTPYFNEVLKGIKDEISRTKLDMMIYNTGSDNPQSGLREFFSRGIADALIVLSIDLPDKINKQLLATEVRTVLVNTTHPDHSYFQVNDYRGGQLAAEHLVTQGYESIGIISAAEESEMAKERTNGFQDYLDDKGIEIKDKHFVRGSISKHAGFSEESGFEAIHEFDKRGDFPDAVFCLNDTLAVGAMYALSRLGMTVPDDIAVMGYDNIKLSKYLDLTTIDQKMYTIGLNAIKQMTKLIDEVDASVVQEVSDPVLVKRGSTENQG; from the coding sequence ATGGCTAAAAAACCAACCATTTACGAAATCGCTGAAAAGGTAGGAGTTAGTACTGCCACGGTATCGCGGGTGCTAAACGATTCGCCCCGGGTTTCTGATAAGACGAAGAAACGTATTCTCAAGGCGATGCGCGATATGAATTATGCTCCGCGGTTGACGGCCCGTAAGCTGGCCAGTAGTAAGCCGGAGCTTATTGGTGTAATTGTGCCCTCATTTACAACGCCCTACTTTAATGAGGTGTTGAAGGGTATTAAGGACGAGATCAGTCGCACAAAGCTGGATATGATGATTTACAACACCGGCTCGGACAATCCCCAGTCAGGATTACGAGAGTTTTTTAGCCGCGGTATTGCTGATGCATTGATAGTACTGTCGATTGATTTGCCGGATAAAATTAATAAACAGTTGCTGGCAACCGAAGTTCGAACGGTATTGGTAAACACGACGCATCCAGACCATAGTTATTTTCAGGTGAATGATTACCGCGGTGGACAATTAGCGGCCGAACACTTGGTAACGCAGGGTTACGAGTCGATTGGAATTATTTCGGCGGCCGAGGAATCTGAAATGGCCAAAGAACGTACCAATGGATTTCAGGATTATTTGGATGACAAAGGCATTGAAATCAAAGATAAACATTTTGTCCGGGGGTCAATTAGCAAACATGCCGGTTTTTCGGAGGAATCCGGATTTGAGGCCATCCATGAATTTGATAAGCGAGGTGATTTTCCGGACGCTGTTTTTTGCCTGAATGATACCCTTGCTGTGGGCGCTATGTATGCACTTTCTCGTTTGGGGATGACCGTGCCTGACGATATTGCAGTTATGGGTTATGATAATATCAAGCTTAGCAAATATCTTGATCTTACGACTATTGACCAGAAGATGTACACCATCGGTCTTAATGCTATTAAGCAGATGACTAAACTTATTGATGAGGTTGATGCCTCAGTGGTACAAGAGGTCAGTGATCCTGTACTGGTCAAGCGTGGATCAACGGAAAATCAAGGGTAA
- a CDS encoding CHRD domain-containing protein — protein MKRILFIVISAGISLLCFASNVQAQQAKKIILAGYKHNPPVQTSGSGMATVELHGDTLTVKGKFENLTGNFSGAYLMVSLRGQGGNQLYRLKTTLDKNDKTSGRFVGKENQFVLSPAEKKLLKDGDLYINISSFENRKGELRGDIGPLGE, from the coding sequence ATGAAACGCATACTTTTTATCGTCATATCAGCTGGAATATCTTTACTATGTTTTGCATCAAATGTACAAGCGCAACAAGCCAAAAAAATTATTTTAGCTGGATATAAACATAATCCTCCCGTTCAAACCAGTGGATCGGGCATGGCTACTGTTGAGCTACACGGGGATACACTTACTGTAAAAGGCAAGTTCGAAAACTTAACTGGTAATTTTTCTGGTGCCTATTTGATGGTAAGTCTTCGGGGCCAGGGTGGCAATCAACTTTATAGACTAAAAACTACCTTAGATAAAAATGATAAAACGAGTGGTCGTTTTGTGGGCAAGGAAAACCAATTTGTTCTTTCTCCGGCTGAAAAAAAACTTCTGAAGGATGGAGATCTTTATATCAATATCAGTTCCTTCGAAAACCGTAAGGGCGAATTAAGGGGAGATATCGGTCCCTTGGGAGAATAG
- the yaaA gene encoding peroxide stress protein YaaA: MKIVLSPAKTLDYESELPIDRATKPQFLEEAETLNNELAEMSKDELKDLMDISQNLADLNYERYQKFSTPFNKNNARPCIYAFKGSAYKELDAHTIDESHIDTLQNSLRILSGMYGILRPLDLMQPYRLEMGTKMQINGHDRLYDFWGNSLTEALNDEMEDGELFINLASKEYFKALNPDNLKVDVITPKFKDFKNGDLKTIGFHAKKNRGTMSRYLIENEVDSYEGLLGFNGNDYSYSEEHTDDKTEPVFIR, encoded by the coding sequence ATGAAAATTGTACTTTCTCCTGCTAAAACGTTGGACTATGAAAGTGAATTACCAATCGATCGAGCCACTAAACCTCAATTTTTGGAAGAGGCTGAAACACTAAATAACGAGCTGGCTGAAATGTCGAAAGACGAGTTAAAAGATCTCATGGACATCAGCCAAAATTTAGCTGACCTGAACTACGAACGCTATCAAAAATTTTCTACTCCATTTAACAAAAATAATGCACGTCCCTGCATTTATGCTTTCAAGGGATCCGCTTATAAAGAATTAGATGCTCATACTATTGATGAGTCGCATATCGATACCCTACAAAACAGTTTGCGTATTTTATCAGGTATGTACGGTATTCTTCGTCCGCTGGATTTGATGCAGCCCTATCGTCTGGAAATGGGAACAAAAATGCAGATAAACGGTCACGACCGTCTGTATGATTTTTGGGGCAATAGTCTCACCGAAGCCCTGAATGATGAAATGGAAGATGGTGAACTGTTTATCAACCTTGCCAGCAAGGAATATTTTAAAGCGTTGAATCCCGACAACCTGAAGGTGGATGTCATTACTCCAAAATTCAAAGATTTTAAAAATGGAGATTTAAAAACGATAGGTTTCCACGCAAAAAAGAACCGCGGAACGATGTCACGCTATCTTATTGAAAACGAAGTTGATAGCTATGAAGGACTGTTAGGCTTTAACGGAAATGACTACAGTTATAGCGAAGAGCATACCGACGATAAAACCGAACCAGTTTTCATAAGGTAA
- a CDS encoding ChaB family protein: MPYDKLSELPDSVKNSLPKHAQEIYKEAYNNAWDQYSSPKNRRDKSSQEETAHKVAWSTVKKTYEKEGDKWVKKKEPKKS; encoded by the coding sequence ATGCCATACGATAAGCTTAGTGAGCTGCCTGATTCTGTAAAAAATAGTCTTCCAAAGCACGCACAGGAGATTTATAAAGAAGCCTATAATAATGCTTGGGATCAATATTCAAGCCCCAAAAACCGGCGCGATAAAAGCTCACAGGAAGAAACAGCACATAAGGTAGCATGGTCGACTGTTAAAAAAACATATGAAAAAGAGGGGGACAAGTGGGTAAAGAAAAAAGAGCCAAAAAAATCTTAG